The Populus nigra chromosome 14, ddPopNigr1.1, whole genome shotgun sequence genome has a segment encoding these proteins:
- the LOC133673357 gene encoding protein SHORT-ROOT, whose amino-acid sequence MDTLFRLVSLQQQSEQSFNSTSRTSSSSRSSRQNNNHHHHHYQQEDEECFNFFMDEEDFSSSSSKHYYPPYHHHHQQQQHQHQTTTTTPTTTTTNTSTPSTHHVLDSADFSFSPSHDLNFEFSGKWVTDILLESAHAIADKNSTRLQQLMWMLNELGSPYGDTEQKLASYFLQALFSRMNDSGDRCYRTLASASEKTCSFESTRKMVLKFQEVSPWTTFGHVSCNGAIMEAFEGESKLHIIDISNTYCTQWPTLLEALATRTDETPHLKLTTVVASKSSGNNIGLTSTGGLASVHKVMKEIGNRMEKFARLMGVPFKFNVIHHAGDLCDLNLAELDVKDDEALAINCVGALHSITPASRRRDYVISSFRTLQPRIITVVEEEADLDGLDFVKGFQECLRWFRVYFESLDESFPRTSNEQLMLERAAGRAIVDLVACPPSDSIERRETATRWSGRLHSCGFSPIIFSDEVCDDVRALLRRYKEGWSMTQCGDAGIFLCWKEQPVVWASAWRP is encoded by the coding sequence ATGGATACCTTGTTTAGGCTAGTTAGTCTCCAACAACAATCTGAACAATCTTTCAACTCTACTAGCAGAACCTCTAGTAGCTCTAGATCATCAAGACAAAACAacaaccaccaccatcatcactATCAACAAGAAGACGAAGAATGCTTCAACTTTTTCATGGATGAGGAAGActtctcttcatcttcttctaagCACTACTATCCTCcttatcaccaccaccaccaacaacaacaacatcaacACCAAACCACTACCACCACTCCTACCACTACTACCACCAACACTAGCACCCCTTCTACTCACCATGTCCTTGATTCCGCTGACTTCTCTTTCTCCCCTTCTCATGACCTAAACTTTGAATTTTCCGGCAAGTGGGTCACCGATATCCTCCTTGAATCTGCACATGCCATCGCGGATAAAAACAGCACTCGTCTCCAGCAATTGATGTGGATGCTTAATGAGCTTGGTTCACCTTATGGTGACACAGAGCAAAAACTTGCTTCTTATTTTCTCCAAGCTTTGTTTAGCCGCATGAACGACTCCGGCGACAGATGTTACCGTACTTTAGCTTCAGCATCAGAGAAAACTTGCTCTTTTGAGTCCACAAGGAAAATGGTATTAAAGTTTCAAGAGGTGAGTCCTTGGACTACTTTTGGTCACGTATCTTGTAATGGCGCAATTATGGAAGCATTTGAAGGTGAAAGCAAATTGCATATTATTGATATTAGTAACACATATTGTACCCAATGGCCTACTTTGCTCGAAGCCCTAGCAACTCGCACTGATGAGACACCACACTTGAAGTTAACCACCGTAGTGGCTAGCAAAAGTAGTGGTAATAATATTGGTTTAACTAGTACAGGAGGTTTAGCTTCAGTTCATAAGGTAATGAAAGAAATTGGTAACAGAATGGAAAAATTTGCCAGGCTTATGGGAGTCCCATTTAAGTTTAATGTTATCCACCATGCTGGTGATTTATGTGACCTAAACTTAGCTGAATTGGATGTTAAAGATGATGAGGCTCTTGCTATCAACTGTGTTGGTGCTTTACACTCAATCACTCCAGCTTCTCGTCGCCGAGATTATGTTATATCTAGTTTTAGAACATTGCAACCAAGAATCATTactgttgttgaagaagaagctGATCTTGATGGTCTGGATTTTGTCAAGGGTTTTCAAGAATGTTTAAGATGGTTTAGGGTTTACTTTGAATCATTGGATGAGAGCTTTCCAAGAACCAGTAACGAACAGTTGATGCTTGAAAGAGCAGCAGGCCGCGCTATCGTTGACTTAGTGGCATGTCCTCCATCTGATTCGATCGAAAGGCGGGAAACAGCCACGCGCTGGTCTGGACGCCTCCATTCATGTGGTTTTAGTCCGATAATTTTCAGTGATGAGGTTTGTGATGATGTACGCGCCTTATTGAGGAGGTATAAGGAGGGTTGGTCAATGACACAGTGCGGGGATGCCGGAATATTCTTGTGCTGGAAGGAACAGCCGGTGGTGTGGGCTAGTGCATGGAGGCCCTGA